From Actinomyces slackii, a single genomic window includes:
- a CDS encoding MMPL family transporter, with translation MLSWLAHRVIKDAWYVVITWVLMLVVVAAVSLTGLGGSGLFDRLSPSSTGLPGTQSAEGQQVLDSLAGDSVIVTLLVTDVDLTTTARQEAIAEALTQAHADLGAIVGKENVLDPFVVPGMLTSPAAQSMASTSGDGFIIVATVNPNGPKVADPQDQEYAATVLGQVEQVSQRLERVPGELRAVEPKATGIVSHEGLRAQAINDQAERDLLVGELIALPAALLIMILVFGGFLLAGMPLLGALAAILGTVGALYGMSLVMDLQSFVVNVASVMSLGLSIDYALLLTFRYREELARAREELTHGSRPATRRRRRSGRRDTLVVTCMTTAMRTAGRTIIFSALTVAISLMGLVAMGPGILRSIGLAGAAAALVSAAASLTLVPAVLVLLGRRASRRSVLSTVPVLGPVLRRVGDVTRDEGSFSALARRIHAHPWAVLLGCLMILVLLALPLRHMQLLNTSIEQLPPGSEQRLHHETLEKDYPAVAGQDATLILAGTGSRVTDFINNEVAGVAGVESVLNPSTAGDYTVVYLDLEGSQWSASAEQAVIGVRALDAPVDIWVTGQAANQVDFKATIIQGLPVALPLVALSIFILLFGLTGSLLIPLKALAVNVLSLCASLGVVVWVFQDGHGAGPLGFTPVGGLEATVVATTAALGFGLAMDYEVFLLARITEYRQAGFDNDTAVERGLQRSGRIITFAGLIMVVVFAGFITGRLLAVKEIGLALAVIVALDITLVRLLLVPAVMKLLGSWNWWAPQWLRGLHGAPGVHHEHVRLTHPPAQAIPAPSPGPIAPQDQQHQQYDGHRPPAAMMEAPPPPPTAG, from the coding sequence ATGCTCTCCTGGCTCGCTCACCGCGTCATCAAGGACGCCTGGTATGTCGTCATCACCTGGGTCCTCATGCTCGTGGTCGTCGCGGCGGTCAGCCTGACAGGGCTGGGAGGATCAGGGCTCTTCGATCGCCTGAGCCCCAGCTCCACCGGGCTGCCCGGCACCCAGAGCGCCGAGGGGCAGCAGGTGCTCGACTCCCTGGCCGGGGACTCGGTGATCGTCACCCTTCTGGTCACCGATGTCGATCTGACCACCACCGCCCGTCAGGAGGCGATCGCCGAGGCGCTGACTCAGGCCCATGCCGACCTCGGGGCGATCGTGGGCAAGGAGAATGTCCTGGACCCTTTCGTGGTGCCCGGGATGCTCACCTCCCCAGCCGCGCAGTCCATGGCCTCGACCAGCGGTGACGGCTTCATCATCGTGGCCACGGTCAACCCCAACGGCCCCAAGGTCGCCGATCCCCAGGACCAGGAGTACGCCGCCACGGTCCTGGGCCAGGTCGAGCAGGTCAGCCAGCGCCTGGAGAGGGTTCCCGGCGAGCTCAGGGCCGTTGAGCCCAAGGCCACCGGGATCGTCTCCCATGAGGGCCTGCGGGCCCAGGCCATCAACGACCAGGCCGAGCGGGACCTTTTGGTCGGAGAGCTCATCGCCCTTCCGGCGGCGCTGCTCATCATGATCCTGGTCTTCGGCGGCTTCCTGCTGGCCGGGATGCCGCTGCTGGGCGCGCTGGCGGCCATCCTCGGCACGGTGGGCGCCCTGTACGGGATGTCCCTGGTCATGGACCTGCAGTCCTTCGTGGTCAATGTCGCCAGCGTCATGAGTCTGGGGCTGTCCATCGACTACGCGCTCCTGCTGACCTTCCGCTACCGCGAGGAGCTCGCGCGCGCCCGCGAGGAGCTCACCCATGGCTCCCGCCCCGCCACCAGGCGGCGACGGCGCAGCGGTCGGCGCGACACTCTGGTGGTCACCTGCATGACCACCGCCATGCGCACCGCGGGGCGAACGATCATCTTCTCCGCCCTGACCGTGGCGATCAGCCTCATGGGCCTGGTGGCGATGGGGCCGGGGATCCTGCGCTCCATCGGTCTGGCGGGAGCGGCGGCGGCCCTGGTCTCCGCGGCGGCCAGCCTGACCCTGGTGCCGGCCGTCCTGGTGCTCCTGGGGCGCAGGGCATCCAGGCGCTCGGTGCTGTCCACGGTGCCCGTGCTGGGACCGGTGCTGCGCAGGGTCGGGGATGTCACCCGGGACGAGGGCTCCTTCTCCGCCCTGGCGCGCAGGATCCACGCGCATCCCTGGGCGGTGCTCCTGGGCTGCCTCATGATCCTGGTGCTCCTGGCACTGCCACTGCGCCACATGCAGCTGCTCAACACCTCGATCGAGCAGCTGCCCCCTGGCTCTGAGCAGCGGCTCCACCACGAGACGCTGGAGAAGGACTACCCGGCGGTGGCCGGCCAGGACGCCACGCTCATCCTGGCGGGAACCGGATCCCGGGTCACCGATTTCATCAACAATGAGGTGGCGGGCGTCGCCGGGGTCGAGTCGGTGCTCAACCCATCGACAGCGGGCGACTACACGGTGGTCTACCTGGACCTGGAGGGCTCGCAGTGGAGCGCCTCCGCCGAGCAGGCCGTCATCGGGGTGCGCGCCCTGGACGCGCCGGTGGACATCTGGGTCACCGGCCAGGCGGCCAATCAGGTCGACTTCAAGGCCACGATCATCCAGGGCCTGCCCGTGGCGCTTCCCCTTGTGGCCCTGTCGATCTTCATCCTCCTGTTCGGCCTGACCGGCTCCCTGCTCATCCCCCTCAAGGCCCTGGCGGTCAATGTCCTGTCCCTGTGCGCCTCCCTGGGCGTCGTGGTGTGGGTCTTCCAGGACGGGCACGGAGCCGGCCCCCTGGGCTTCACCCCGGTGGGAGGCCTGGAGGCGACGGTGGTGGCGACGACCGCCGCCCTGGGCTTCGGCCTGGCGATGGACTACGAGGTCTTCCTCCTGGCGCGGATCACCGAGTACCGCCAAGCGGGCTTCGACAATGACACCGCCGTGGAGCGGGGGCTGCAGCGATCGGGACGAATCATCACCTTCGCCGGCCTCATCATGGTGGTGGTCTTCGCGGGATTCATCACCGGCCGGCTCCTGGCGGTCAAGGAGATCGGGCTGGCCCTGGCGGTGATCGTGGCACTGGACATCACGCTGGTGCGCCTTCTGCTGGTGCCCGCCGTCATGAAGCTCCTGGGGAGCTGGAACTGGTGGGCCCCGCAGTGGCTCAGGGGCCTGCATGGCGCCCCCGGGGTCCATCACGAGCACGTCCGCCTCACCCATCCGCCCGCACAGGCGATTCCCGCGCCATCGCCGGGGCCGATCGCGCCGCAGGATCAGCAGCACCAGCAGTACGACGGGCACCGGCCGCCGGCGGCCATGATGGAGGCGCCGCCTCCGCCTCCTACAGCAGGCTGA
- a CDS encoding DNA-directed RNA polymerase II translates to MLRLPVRIRAGRVPLGHQALGAICLLVMGLGAIVGSVVPTASANVGSGASTTGTASTVSPSTVARGGTVMYTVSGFPRGAQVHILIDDGALVDTGNAADAVAATLTIEADGTASGSFELPDYVELGTHWLRFKVAAGQDVATSPVRTADYTNKSPYFTVAGVTIIGGTDTVPSAPRDQATTPASVSARQEDEGDAQSPQAAGSVARPVAGPGFPIVGASVLILCVVLLMLAILVAVNRRRLARFHSAQA, encoded by the coding sequence GTGCTACGACTGCCTGTCAGGATCCGGGCGGGTCGAGTGCCGCTGGGCCATCAGGCTCTTGGCGCGATCTGCCTGCTGGTCATGGGCCTGGGCGCGATCGTCGGCTCGGTCGTGCCGACTGCGAGCGCGAATGTCGGCTCTGGAGCCTCGACGACGGGAACGGCGTCGACGGTCAGCCCGTCGACGGTTGCCCGTGGCGGGACCGTCATGTACACGGTGTCGGGCTTTCCCCGCGGCGCCCAGGTCCACATCCTCATCGATGACGGCGCGCTGGTCGACACCGGCAATGCCGCTGATGCGGTGGCCGCGACCTTGACCATTGAGGCGGATGGAACCGCCTCCGGATCCTTCGAGCTGCCCGACTACGTGGAGCTGGGCACCCACTGGCTGCGATTCAAGGTCGCCGCGGGCCAGGACGTGGCCACATCCCCGGTGCGCACCGCCGACTACACGAACAAGAGCCCCTACTTCACGGTTGCCGGGGTGACGATCATCGGCGGGACGGACACCGTCCCCTCCGCTCCTCGCGACCAGGCCACGACCCCGGCCTCGGTGAGCGCGCGCCAGGAGGACGAGGGCGATGCCCAGAGCCCTCAGGCGGCTGGATCCGTCGCCCGACCGGTGGCCGGACCGGGATTCCCCATCGTGGGCGCCTCGGTGCTCATCCTGTGCGTCGTCCTGCTCATGCTGGCGATCCTGGTGGCGGTCAATCGGCGCCGGCTGGCGCGCTTTCACAGCGCTCAGGCCTGA
- a CDS encoding L-threonylcarbamoyladenylate synthase, whose product MSRYIELHPDNPQARRVATVVDSLKDGGLIAYPTDSGYALACAPGNKEGLERIRALRQLDGKHNFTFICADFAQAGPLAIVGNNAFRLIKRLTPGPWTFILKGTKEVPRMTLNPKKHTLGVRIPDHAITQALVAEFGAPILSSTFIRPGNEEPETDGWQIEDSLGHLIDIVIEGPVGRAESTTVVDLTDDVPEVLREGAGDISLL is encoded by the coding sequence ATGTCGCGCTACATCGAGCTGCACCCGGACAACCCCCAGGCCCGCCGAGTCGCCACGGTGGTCGACTCCCTCAAGGACGGCGGACTGATCGCCTATCCCACGGACTCGGGCTACGCCCTGGCCTGCGCGCCGGGCAACAAGGAGGGGCTGGAGCGCATCCGCGCCCTGCGCCAGCTCGATGGCAAGCACAACTTCACCTTCATCTGCGCGGACTTCGCCCAGGCCGGGCCCCTGGCCATCGTGGGGAACAACGCCTTCCGCCTCATCAAGCGCCTGACCCCGGGCCCCTGGACCTTCATCCTCAAGGGCACCAAGGAGGTCCCGCGCATGACCCTCAACCCCAAGAAGCACACCCTGGGCGTGCGCATCCCCGACCACGCCATCACCCAGGCGCTCGTGGCGGAGTTCGGGGCCCCGATCCTGTCATCAACCTTCATCCGGCCCGGCAACGAGGAGCCCGAGACCGACGGCTGGCAGATCGAGGACTCCCTGGGGCACCTCATCGACATCGTCATCGAGGGGCCGGTGGGCCGGGCCGAGTCCACCACGGTCGTCGACCTGACCGACGACGTCCCCGAGGTGCTGCGCGAGGGCGCAGGCGACATCAGCCTGCTGTAG
- a CDS encoding ArsR/SmtB family transcription factor — MQQSIEALTDDSPVVQLFKALAHPMRASIIHRLTESPADVSELVEMLGASQPLVSHHLRVLREAHLVEALKDGRRSSYSLIDDHVASIFLDALRHMKEHEHDCHH, encoded by the coding sequence ATGCAACAGAGCATTGAGGCGCTGACCGACGACTCACCGGTCGTCCAACTCTTCAAGGCTCTTGCGCACCCCATGAGGGCCAGCATCATTCACCGTCTGACCGAGTCCCCTGCCGATGTCTCCGAGCTCGTTGAGATGCTCGGCGCCTCCCAGCCCTTGGTCTCCCATCACCTCCGGGTGCTGCGGGAGGCGCATCTGGTGGAGGCGCTCAAGGACGGGCGCAGGAGCAGCTACTCCCTCATCGACGACCACGTCGCATCGATCTTCCTCGATGCGCTCAGACATATGAAGGAACACGAGCATGACTGTCACCACTGA
- the alaS gene encoding alanine--tRNA ligase has product MRTSEIRSRWLEYFAKNGHEIRPSISLISPEPSILFTVAGMVPFIPYILGTEEAPWPRAASVQKCIRTNDIDNVGFTTRHGTFFQMNGNFSFGDYFKEGAISYAWELLTGSRQEGGYGLDGERLWMTIWEEDQVSLDYWTRVIGVPAQRIQKLPFAEISWSTGQPGPAGSCCEIHYDRGPQYGPEGGPAADAQGDRFLEIWNLVFDEYVRGEGSGHDFELVGKLDPTAIDTGAGLERLAFLMQDKPNMYEIDEVYPVIAAAEEMSGRTYGRGAAGPQAGEAYMDDVRMRIVADHVRSALMLIGDGVRPGNDGRGYVLRRLIRRAVRSMRLLGVEEASLPTLLTVSRDAMKASYPEVEENWGTISDVAFGEEEAFRRTLAAGTTILDTAVAAAKKTAGPSAAPVVPGRSAFELHDTYGFPIDLTLEMAAEQGVSVDEAAFRSLMEEQKERARADARAKKAGHADLRVFQELSRQMEGGSTFLGYTDSAADASVAGLLVDGVPVTTASAPAQVEVVLDRTPFWAEMGGQLADQGTIRLSDGGVVDVVDVQAPIKGLSVHRGALTEGTITVGEKAHAQIDTARRLAIARAHTSTHMVHRALHEVVSDSATQAGSENSPSRLRFDFRHGTALAGEQMAGIEELVNTRLAQDLPVTDEVMDIDAARAAGAIALFGEKYGKQVRVVSIGGDWSKELCAGTHVPATGHIGRITLMGESSIGSGVRRIDALVGDGAYGFQAQEHALVSQLTALVGGRPEDLPGRIESLMGRLKEAEKKVAAAEQAATAARAADIIGAATRVGGTRLAALSLGELGSADALRPLVADVRERLGEAEPAVVAVAGVVSGRPVIVVATNAVARDKGIKAGALVRVAATALGGGGGGKDDLAQGGGQNPEALPQALKAIATELAD; this is encoded by the coding sequence ATGCGCACCTCCGAGATCCGCAGCCGCTGGCTGGAGTACTTCGCCAAGAACGGGCACGAGATCAGGCCCTCGATCTCTCTCATCTCCCCGGAGCCCTCCATCCTGTTCACCGTGGCCGGGATGGTCCCCTTCATCCCCTACATCCTGGGCACCGAGGAGGCCCCGTGGCCCAGGGCCGCCAGCGTGCAGAAGTGCATCCGCACCAATGACATCGACAATGTCGGCTTCACCACGCGCCATGGCACCTTCTTCCAGATGAACGGCAACTTCTCCTTCGGGGACTACTTCAAGGAGGGGGCCATCTCCTACGCCTGGGAGCTGCTGACGGGATCTCGCCAGGAGGGCGGCTACGGCCTGGACGGCGAGAGGCTGTGGATGACCATCTGGGAGGAGGACCAGGTCTCCCTGGACTACTGGACCCGTGTCATCGGGGTGCCGGCCCAGCGCATCCAGAAGCTCCCATTCGCCGAGATCTCCTGGTCCACCGGCCAGCCGGGCCCGGCGGGGTCCTGCTGCGAGATCCACTACGACCGCGGGCCGCAGTACGGTCCTGAGGGCGGCCCGGCGGCCGATGCCCAGGGCGACCGCTTCCTGGAGATCTGGAACCTCGTCTTCGACGAGTACGTGCGGGGCGAGGGCTCGGGTCATGACTTCGAGCTGGTCGGCAAGCTCGACCCCACCGCGATCGACACCGGTGCGGGCCTGGAGCGCCTGGCCTTCCTCATGCAGGACAAGCCCAACATGTATGAGATCGACGAGGTCTATCCCGTCATCGCCGCGGCCGAGGAGATGTCCGGGAGGACCTACGGTCGCGGAGCGGCCGGTCCCCAGGCCGGCGAGGCCTACATGGATGACGTGCGCATGCGGATCGTCGCCGACCATGTGCGCAGCGCCCTCATGCTCATCGGAGACGGCGTGCGCCCCGGCAATGACGGCCGCGGCTACGTGCTGCGCCGCCTCATCCGCCGCGCGGTGCGCTCGATGCGCCTGCTGGGCGTGGAGGAGGCCTCCCTGCCCACCTTGCTGACCGTCTCGCGCGATGCCATGAAGGCCTCCTACCCGGAGGTCGAGGAGAACTGGGGCACCATCTCCGATGTGGCCTTCGGCGAGGAGGAGGCCTTCCGGCGCACCCTGGCGGCCGGCACGACCATCCTGGACACGGCGGTGGCGGCGGCCAAGAAGACGGCCGGCCCCAGCGCTGCGCCCGTGGTCCCCGGGCGCAGCGCCTTCGAGCTGCACGACACCTATGGCTTCCCCATCGACCTGACCCTGGAGATGGCCGCCGAGCAGGGCGTCAGCGTCGATGAGGCCGCCTTCCGCTCCCTCATGGAGGAGCAGAAGGAGCGCGCACGGGCCGATGCCCGTGCCAAGAAGGCCGGTCACGCGGACCTGCGCGTCTTCCAGGAGCTGTCACGGCAGATGGAGGGCGGGTCGACCTTCTTGGGCTACACCGACTCCGCCGCTGACGCCTCTGTCGCCGGCCTTCTTGTCGACGGCGTGCCGGTCACCACCGCCAGCGCCCCGGCGCAGGTCGAGGTCGTCCTGGACCGCACCCCCTTCTGGGCGGAGATGGGCGGGCAGCTCGCCGACCAGGGCACCATCCGCCTGTCCGACGGCGGAGTGGTGGACGTCGTCGACGTCCAGGCCCCCATCAAGGGCCTGTCCGTCCATCGCGGCGCCCTCACCGAGGGGACGATCACCGTGGGTGAGAAGGCCCACGCGCAGATCGACACCGCTCGCCGCCTGGCCATCGCCCGGGCCCACACCTCCACCCACATGGTCCACCGCGCCCTTCACGAGGTGGTCTCCGACAGCGCCACCCAGGCCGGCTCGGAGAACTCGCCCTCCCGGCTGCGCTTCGACTTCCGCCACGGCACGGCTCTGGCCGGTGAGCAGATGGCGGGCATCGAGGAGCTGGTCAACACCCGCCTGGCCCAGGACCTGCCGGTGACCGACGAGGTCATGGACATCGACGCAGCCCGTGCCGCCGGGGCCATCGCCCTGTTCGGGGAGAAGTACGGCAAGCAGGTGCGCGTGGTCTCCATCGGCGGGGACTGGTCCAAGGAGCTGTGCGCCGGCACGCATGTTCCCGCCACCGGTCACATCGGCCGCATCACCCTCATGGGGGAGTCCTCCATCGGCTCGGGCGTGCGCCGCATCGACGCCCTGGTGGGCGACGGCGCCTATGGCTTCCAGGCCCAGGAGCACGCCCTGGTCTCCCAGCTCACCGCACTGGTGGGCGGACGTCCCGAGGACCTGCCCGGGCGCATCGAGTCGCTCATGGGCCGGCTCAAGGAGGCCGAGAAGAAGGTGGCCGCCGCCGAGCAGGCCGCCACCGCCGCTCGCGCAGCCGACATCATCGGGGCCGCCACCCGTGTGGGCGGCACGCGCCTGGCGGCGCTGTCCCTGGGCGAGCTGGGCTCGGCGGACGCGCTGCGCCCGCTGGTGGCTGATGTGC
- the aspS gene encoding aspartate--tRNA ligase gives MLRTRTAGSLRTADIDTTVTLTGWVDRRRDHGGVAFIDLRDASGIAQVVIREEIAHDLRAEYVLRVTGVVAARPEGNANPNLPTGEIEVVVSDVEILNTSAPLPFQVSDHAEDAGQVGEEARLKHRYLDLRRSPMQRAIRLRSKVSAAARRVLEGHDFVEIETPTLTRSTPEGARDFLVPARLAPGSWYALPQSPQLFKQLLMVAGMERYYQIARCYRDEDFRADRQPEFTQLDIEMSFVQQDDVIAVAEDVLREVWALIGHELQTPIPRMTYAEAMERYGTDKPDLRFGLELVDLTEYFAGTAFRVFQAAHVGAVVMPGGASQSRRTFDAWQEWAKQRGARGLAYVTVAEDGTLGGPVAKNISEEERAGLAAAAGAEPGDCIFFAAGAVEAARALLGAARLEVAKRCGLIDEDAWSFVWVVDAPLFKAAAEARAEGDVALGGSAWTAVHHAFTSPKPECLETFDTDPGSALAYAYDIVCNGNEIGGGSIRIHRRDIQERVFAVMGIDEQEAAEKFGFLLEAFAYGAPPHGGIAFGWDRIVSLLTKAASIRDVIAFPKSGGGYDPLTEAPAPITAEQRKEAGVDAEPEEPKAERA, from the coding sequence GTGCTGCGAACCCGCACCGCAGGCTCCCTGCGCACCGCCGACATCGACACCACCGTGACCCTGACGGGATGGGTGGATCGGCGCCGCGACCACGGGGGCGTGGCCTTCATCGACCTGCGCGACGCCTCGGGCATCGCCCAGGTGGTCATCCGCGAGGAGATCGCCCACGACCTGCGCGCCGAGTACGTCCTGAGGGTGACCGGAGTGGTCGCCGCCCGGCCAGAGGGCAATGCCAACCCCAACCTGCCCACGGGCGAGATCGAGGTCGTGGTCAGTGATGTCGAGATCCTCAACACCTCGGCGCCGCTTCCCTTCCAGGTCTCCGACCACGCTGAGGACGCCGGACAGGTGGGGGAGGAGGCCCGCCTCAAGCACCGCTACCTGGACCTGCGCCGCAGCCCCATGCAGAGGGCCATTCGCCTGCGTTCCAAGGTCTCGGCCGCCGCCCGCCGTGTGCTGGAGGGCCACGACTTCGTGGAGATCGAGACCCCGACCCTGACCCGCTCCACACCTGAGGGCGCCCGCGACTTCCTCGTCCCCGCGCGCCTGGCGCCCGGGTCCTGGTACGCCCTGCCGCAGTCGCCCCAGCTGTTCAAGCAGCTGCTCATGGTGGCGGGAATGGAGCGCTACTACCAGATCGCCCGCTGCTACCGCGACGAGGACTTCCGCGCCGACCGCCAGCCCGAGTTCACCCAGCTGGATATCGAGATGAGCTTCGTCCAGCAGGACGATGTCATCGCCGTGGCCGAGGACGTTCTGCGTGAGGTGTGGGCCCTGATCGGCCACGAGCTTCAGACCCCGATCCCGCGCATGACCTACGCCGAGGCCATGGAGAGGTACGGCACGGACAAGCCGGATCTTCGCTTCGGCCTGGAACTGGTGGATCTGACCGAGTACTTCGCCGGCACCGCCTTCCGGGTCTTCCAGGCCGCCCACGTGGGGGCCGTGGTCATGCCCGGCGGAGCCTCGCAGTCGCGCCGCACCTTCGACGCCTGGCAGGAATGGGCCAAGCAGCGCGGCGCCAGGGGCCTGGCCTACGTGACCGTGGCCGAGGACGGCACGCTGGGCGGCCCGGTGGCCAAGAACATCTCCGAGGAGGAGCGGGCCGGGCTGGCCGCGGCCGCCGGCGCCGAGCCCGGGGACTGCATCTTCTTCGCCGCTGGTGCCGTCGAGGCCGCTCGCGCCCTGCTGGGAGCGGCTCGCCTGGAGGTCGCCAAGCGCTGCGGGCTCATCGACGAGGACGCCTGGTCCTTCGTCTGGGTGGTGGACGCGCCCCTGTTCAAGGCGGCCGCCGAGGCCCGCGCGGAGGGCGATGTGGCGCTGGGGGGATCGGCCTGGACGGCCGTCCACCACGCCTTCACCTCGCCCAAGCCCGAGTGCCTGGAGACCTTCGACACCGACCCGGGCAGCGCGCTCGCCTACGCCTACGACATCGTGTGCAACGGCAATGAGATCGGCGGCGGCTCCATCCGTATCCATCGCCGCGACATCCAGGAGCGGGTCTTCGCGGTCATGGGCATCGACGAGCAGGAGGCGGCTGAGAAGTTCGGCTTCCTGCTCGAGGCCTTCGCCTATGGCGCTCCGCCCCACGGTGGCATCGCCTTCGGCTGGGACCGCATCGTCTCCCTGCTGACCAAGGCGGCCTCGATCCGCGACGTCATCGCCTTCCCCAAGTCCGGCGGCGGCTACGACCCGCTGACCGAGGCTCCCGCCCCGATCACGGCCGAGCAGCGCAAGGAGGCCGGCGTGGACGCCGAGCCCGAGGAGCCGAAGGCCGAGCGCGCCTGA
- a CDS encoding sulfite exporter TauE/SafE family protein, which produces MRRTAPPGFPSQRADAQPWGRRALAGLVGAGAGLLSGLFGVGGGIVLVPALVVVLGLDQRRAAATSLVAIMPAALVGALSYGLRGEVSLIAAALLVLGSLLGTQIGVRLLHRLPTRALSWVFVAFIIVVLIGQRLSAPGRGGELALDPTRCAGLAVVGLVAGVMAGLVGVGGGVVVVPGMEIVLGAGDLLARGTSLAAMVPTALSGTVSNLRRGSADLRIGLLAGLASAATSPAGAALAAGLSPAVGRWLFSAFLLLAALSVIHRAQRAGEGRG; this is translated from the coding sequence ATGAGGCGCACCGCGCCGCCGGGCTTCCCCTCCCAGCGCGCCGACGCCCAGCCGTGGGGAAGGAGGGCCCTGGCGGGCCTGGTCGGCGCGGGCGCCGGGCTCCTGTCCGGGCTGTTCGGGGTGGGGGGCGGCATCGTGCTCGTGCCCGCACTGGTGGTCGTCCTGGGCCTGGACCAGCGCAGGGCCGCCGCGACCTCCCTGGTGGCCATCATGCCCGCCGCCCTGGTCGGCGCGCTGAGCTACGGCCTTCGCGGCGAGGTCTCGCTCATCGCCGCGGCCCTGCTCGTGCTCGGCTCGCTCCTGGGCACCCAGATCGGCGTGCGCCTCCTGCACAGGCTGCCCACCCGGGCCCTGAGCTGGGTCTTCGTGGCCTTCATCATCGTGGTGCTCATCGGCCAGCGCCTGTCCGCCCCGGGGCGGGGCGGGGAGCTCGCGCTGGATCCGACCCGGTGCGCAGGCCTGGCGGTGGTCGGGCTCGTGGCCGGGGTCATGGCCGGACTGGTGGGCGTGGGCGGGGGAGTGGTCGTCGTGCCGGGGATGGAGATCGTCCTGGGCGCCGGCGACCTGCTGGCCAGGGGCACATCCCTGGCGGCCATGGTGCCCACCGCGCTGTCGGGGACGGTGAGCAATCTGCGACGGGGCAGTGCCGACCTGCGCATCGGTCTGCTGGCGGGTCTGGCCTCGGCCGCGACCTCCCCGGCCGGGGCGGCGCTCGCCGCGGGCCTGAGCCCGGCCGTGGGCAGGTGGCTCTTCAGCGCCTTCCTCCTGCTCGCCGCCCTCTCGGTGATCCACCGCGCGCAGCGGGCGGGCGAGGGCCGTGGGTGA
- a CDS encoding glycerophosphodiester phosphodiesterase family protein, which translates to MSAQSAPRLERRIYAHRGLSGRAPENTLSAVRAAAQAGATWIEVDLDVLRDGTVILIHDSTLDRTTNRSGRYDDLGAEDLEGIDAGAWFSPRFAGEPLPTLADLVEVLNETGLKANLELKSNEAGAQRSLLLLDQLISGLKGLRGEGGEGRILISSFNHLLLYLLKERAPHLPVACLYEAATLRWDWRSVMELTGAEHIHVEDAGLSREMVHMARGAGYGVSVWTVNSRARAHELLNWGVTGIFTDVAEEMLDLV; encoded by the coding sequence GTGAGCGCGCAATCAGCACCCCGCCTCGAGCGTCGCATCTACGCCCATCGGGGCTTGAGCGGGCGCGCGCCCGAGAACACCCTGTCCGCGGTGCGCGCGGCCGCTCAGGCCGGGGCGACCTGGATCGAGGTGGACCTCGATGTGCTCCGCGATGGAACAGTGATCCTCATCCACGACTCCACGCTGGACCGCACCACCAACCGGTCGGGGCGCTACGACGATCTGGGTGCCGAGGATCTGGAGGGCATCGACGCCGGCGCGTGGTTCTCGCCCCGATTCGCCGGCGAGCCCCTGCCCACCCTGGCCGATCTGGTGGAGGTGCTCAATGAGACCGGGCTCAAGGCCAATCTGGAGCTGAAGTCCAACGAGGCCGGCGCGCAGCGCAGCCTGCTGCTCCTGGACCAGCTCATCAGTGGGCTCAAGGGCCTGCGCGGCGAGGGCGGCGAGGGGCGCATCCTCATCTCCTCCTTCAATCACCTGCTGCTTTACCTGCTCAAGGAGCGGGCGCCGCACCTGCCCGTGGCCTGCCTGTACGAGGCGGCCACGCTGCGCTGGGACTGGCGCTCCGTCATGGAGCTGACCGGCGCCGAGCACATCCATGTGGAGGACGCGGGTCTGAGTCGGGAGATGGTCCACATGGCGCGCGGGGCCGGCTACGGCGTCAGTGTGTGGACCGTCAACTCCCGGGCGCGCGCCCACGAGCTCCTCAACTGGGGCGTGACCGGTATTTTCACGGATGTCGCCGAGGAGATGCTCGACCTGGTCTGA
- the rpsD gene encoding 30S ribosomal protein S4, translating into MSSSRSRRQVRLSRALGIPLTPKAVRYFERRPYGPGEHGRARRRTESDYAVRLKEKQRLRAQYGIREAQLQRVFEEARREKGLTGESLVELLEMRVDALVLRAGIARTIAQARQAVVHRHILVDGKVVDRPSYRVKPGQTIQVRPRSQVMVPFQVAAAGAHRDVLPPVPDYLTVELEKLSATLVRRPKRDEVPVTCDVQMVVEYYSR; encoded by the coding sequence ATGAGCTCCTCACGCTCTCGCCGCCAGGTGCGCCTGTCCCGCGCCCTGGGCATCCCGCTGACCCCCAAGGCCGTGCGCTACTTCGAGCGCCGCCCCTACGGCCCCGGTGAGCACGGCCGCGCCCGTCGCCGCACCGAGTCCGACTACGCCGTGCGCCTCAAGGAGAAGCAGCGCCTGCGCGCCCAGTACGGCATCCGCGAGGCTCAGCTCCAGCGCGTCTTCGAGGAGGCCCGCCGCGAGAAGGGCCTGACCGGTGAGTCCCTGGTCGAGCTCCTCGAGATGCGCGTGGACGCCCTGGTGCTGCGCGCTGGCATCGCCCGCACCATCGCCCAGGCCCGACAGGCCGTCGTCCACCGCCACATCCTCGTGGACGGCAAGGTCGTGGACCGCCCCTCCTACCGCGTCAAGCCGGGCCAGACCATCCAGGTCCGCCCCCGCTCCCAGGTGATGGTGCCCTTCCAGGTCGCCGCCGCCGGCGCCCACCGCGATGTGCTGCCCCCCGTTCCGGACTACCTGACGGTCGAGCTCGAGAAGCTCTCGGCCACCCTGGTGCGCCGCCCCAAGCGCGACGAGGTCCCCGTGACCTGCGACGTGCAGATGGTCGTCGAGTACTACTCGCGCTGA